Proteins encoded within one genomic window of Couchioplanes caeruleus:
- a CDS encoding response regulator, whose product MTRILVVDDEPQILRALRINLHARRYDVLTAADGAEALHTAANHQPDLVVLDLGLPDMDGVDVIRKLREWTPIPIIVLSGRAGSPDKVQALDAGADDYVTKPFNIDELLARIRAVTRRNTTTDTPHQTRIGRYTVDLSAHTVRATDDTHHAVHLTPTEWHLLEVLLREPGKLVSQRHLLQQVWGPTYQQETHYLRQYMAHLRRKLEPDPTRPRHLLTEPGMGYRFQP is encoded by the coding sequence ATGACCCGCATCCTCGTCGTCGACGACGAGCCGCAGATCCTGCGCGCCCTGAGGATCAACCTCCACGCCCGCCGGTACGACGTCCTCACCGCCGCCGACGGCGCCGAAGCCCTGCACACCGCCGCCAACCACCAGCCCGACCTCGTCGTGCTCGACCTCGGCCTGCCCGACATGGACGGCGTCGATGTCATCCGCAAGCTCCGCGAGTGGACCCCGATCCCCATCATCGTGCTCTCCGGCCGCGCCGGCAGCCCCGACAAGGTCCAAGCCCTCGACGCCGGCGCCGACGACTACGTCACCAAGCCGTTCAACATCGACGAACTCCTCGCCCGGATCCGCGCCGTCACCCGCCGCAACACCACTACCGACACCCCCCACCAGACCCGGATCGGGCGGTACACCGTCGACCTGTCCGCTCACACCGTCCGCGCCACCGACGACACCCACCACGCCGTGCACCTCACCCCCACCGAATGGCACCTGCTCGAAGTGCTGCTGCGGGAGCCCGGCAAGCTCGTCAGCCAACGCCACCTCCTGCAGCAGGTCTGGGGGCCGACCTACCAGCAGGAAACCCACTACCTGCGGCAGTACATGGCTCACCTGCGCCGCAAGCTCGAACCCGACCCCACCCGACCCCGGCACCTGCTCACCGAACCCGGCATGGGCTACCGCTTCCAGCCCTGA